The nucleotide sequence GTGATCGACCACCGGGAGCCGGCCCACTCCGAGTTCGGGCCGGCCGCCGGCAACGGGCATCCGGTCCGCGATCCGTCGCCGCACCCGACAGCCGGAACCCCGGCCCCGGCCCCGGCCCCGGACAGTGCGTCCGGCGCACCCGGATCGGTTCCGGAGTACCCCGCCGAGGCCGGCCCGCCGGACCGGCCCCACGCCGAACATCGCCTACCGGACCGATCCCCTGCCGCCCCCGGCCTGCCGGACCGGTCCCACGTCGAGCACGGCCTGCCGGACCGACCCCACGCCGGACCGGCGCCGCTGCGGGCCGTGCCGTCCAGGACCCCCGCTCGACCGGCCACGGACGAGGCCGCCTGGCTGCAGGACTGGGCGTCCGGAGCCTGGACCGGCGACGCAGGCACGACCTCGGGGACACCGGCACCCGAGGCACCGGCCCCCGAAGGGACCGAGCCCGCGGCCGGGACCGACGACCCGACCCCGGCGCCCGGCGTGCCGATCGTGCACGCGCCTGCACCGCCGCCGTCGGCCCCACCCGAGACCGGCGGGGCGCACCGCCCCCGGCACATGCTCATCGCCGAGGACACGACCGGCGATGACACCGCCACGGCGCCCGCCGACCGCAACGGCATCCCGCGCCCCTCACCGCAACCCCGGCCGCAGCCGACGGGCGGCCTGGTCGACCGGCTCAGCCCGACCGAGCAGGACCTCCTACAGCGCCTGCACGAGGAGCTCGCGGCCCGGGAGACCGGCGGCGAGCCGACACCGCGGAACGGGACCGCGCGCGCCGATCCCGGCTGATCACCGTTCGGCGGCCCGCCGCACGTCCTCGACGACGCGCTGCAGGTGCAGCGCGCGGCGGGCGTCGACCGGCAGCCGCGGGTCGCCCGCCGCGACCGCGTCGGCGAGATCGTCGAGCAGCCGGGCGTAGCAGGCCACCGCGTCGGCCGGACGGGTGTCCAGCCGGTGCCGCCCCGCCGCGCCGACGACCGACACCTCGAACTCGGTCGGGTCGACCGGGATCCGCAGCGACAGCGTCAGCGAGCTGTGCGCCCCACCCGCGTGCGCGAGCCCGATCCGCCACAGGTCCGGTTCGTCGCGGCGGGCCTGGTCGACGCCGGTGACCGGGCCGAGCGCGGCGTCCAGCAGGTCGATCAGGTGCGGTCCGACGTCGAGCAACGCACCGTGCTCGGCCCGCCACGCCGACGTCGCGAACGGGCCGCCGAGCAGCGCGCCGGAGAGCCAGCGCGCGGTGCCGACGGTGTCCGCTCCGTGCGGGCCGGCCGGGATCGCGTCCAGCCACGCCCGGATCGCCGGATCGAACCGCAATGTCAGGACGGTCGCCGAGCACACCCCGGCGTCGTCGATCGCGGCGGCGGCCCGCTCGGCGGCGGCCAGGTCGGCGGCGAGCGGCTTCTCCAGCACGACGTGCTTCCCGGCGGCCGCGACCCGCGCCACCAGCTCGCCCTGGACCTGCGGCGGCACCGCGAAGGCGACGGCGTCGCAGGCGTCGAGCAGGTCGTCGAGCCGTTCGTGGACGGGACCGCCGCTGATCGCCGCGACCTCGGCCGCCATCGCGGGGCGGCGGGCCCACACGCCGGCCGCGGTCCAGCGCGGGTGGCCGGCGATCGCCGGCGCGTGCACCGTGCGGGCCCAGGGCCCGGCACCGACGAGACCGATCCGCATGCGGGCATTCTCACGGCCCGGGTGCCGGGACGATGACCTAGGGTCCGGAACCATGGGCACCGCAGCTCCGCACCCGGCCCGGCCGCAGCCGGTCGAGCCGAGACCCGCCGCCACCGTGCTGCTCCTCCGGGACTCCCCGGAGGGCGGTGAGCTGCAGGTGTTCCTGCAGCGGCGGGTCACCGGGATGGCGTTCGCCGGCGGGATGACGGTGTTCCCCGGCGGTGGCGTGTCGCCCGACGACGTACCCGACCCGGCGCGCTGGCGGGGCCCCGGACCGGCCCGGTTCGGCTCCCGGCTCGGCCAGCCCGAGACCTTGGCCGCCGCGCTGGTGACGGCCGCGGTCCGCGAGACGTTCGAGGAGTGCGGGGTGCTGTTGGCGTCCCGGCCCGGATGCCCGCCGGTGCCGGTCGCCGAGGCCCCGACCTGGCGCGCGGACCTGGAGGGGCGCCGCGTCACGCTGCCCGCCCTGCTCGACCGGCACGACATGGAGCTGCGCGCCGACCTGCTGGTCCCGTGGTCCCGGTGGATCACCCCGCCGGTGAACCCGCGCCGCTACGACACCGCGTTCCTGGTGGCCAGGGTCCCCGACGGGCAGGTCGCCGACGACGCGACCACCGAAGCCGTGGAGGCCCGCTGGTGGGCGCCCGCCGAGGCGCTGGCCGGGCACACCGCCGGCGAGCTCTCGCTGATGGCGCCGACCCTGCACACCCTGCAGGACCTGGCCCGGCACCCGAGCGCCGCCGCGGTGCTCGACGCCGCCGCCCGCCGGGACATCTCCCCGGTGACACCGGAGGTCCGGCGCGAGGGGCGGGTCGCGGTGATCACCCTGCCCGGTGACCCGGACTGGCGCTACGAGGAGACCGTGAGATGAGTGATCCGAGATGAGCCATCCGCTCTACGGCAGCCTGCGCGCGGTGCACCCGCTGGCATCGGTGCTGTTGCAGCACAATCCCGGCCCGATGACGCTGGAGGGCACCAACACCTGGGTGCTGTCGGTACCCGACTCCGGGGAACGGCTCGTCGTCGACCCCGGTGAGGACGATGGCACCCACCTGGAGACGCTGGCCGACGGTGCGCCGGTCGCCGCGGTCGTCCTGACCCACCGTCATCACGACCACGCCGGCGGCATCGGCCGGTTCGTCGAGCTCACCGGCGCTCCCGTGTACGCCGCCGATCCG is from Pseudonocardia autotrophica and encodes:
- a CDS encoding Gfo/Idh/MocA family protein; translation: MRIGLVGAGPWARTVHAPAIAGHPRWTAAGVWARRPAMAAEVAAISGGPVHERLDDLLDACDAVAFAVPPQVQGELVARVAAAGKHVVLEKPLAADLAAAERAAAAIDDAGVCSATVLTLRFDPAIRAWLDAIPAGPHGADTVGTARWLSGALLGGPFATSAWRAEHGALLDVGPHLIDLLDAALGPVTGVDQARRDEPDLWRIGLAHAGGAHSSLTLSLRIPVDPTEFEVSVVGAAGRHRLDTRPADAVACYARLLDDLADAVAAGDPRLPVDARRALHLQRVVEDVRRAAER
- a CDS encoding NUDIX hydrolase, whose protein sequence is MGTAAPHPARPQPVEPRPAATVLLLRDSPEGGELQVFLQRRVTGMAFAGGMTVFPGGGVSPDDVPDPARWRGPGPARFGSRLGQPETLAAALVTAAVRETFEECGVLLASRPGCPPVPVAEAPTWRADLEGRRVTLPALLDRHDMELRADLLVPWSRWITPPVNPRRYDTAFLVARVPDGQVADDATTEAVEARWWAPAEALAGHTAGELSLMAPTLHTLQDLARHPSAAAVLDAAARRDISPVTPEVRREGRVAVITLPGDPDWRYEETVR